GCCGCTGGCCGAATCGATGACGGGGCTGATGCGGTCAATCACGCCCTGGAATGTCTGCGCGGGCAAGGCATCGACCACCATGCTGACCGGCTGTCCCGCCTTGAGCGTGTTCAATTCGCGCTCGGGCACGTTCAGAACACCCAGGAGCGGATCGAGGTCGACGATATGGAACAGGGCCTGGTTGAGCTGGATGAGGTTGCCCTCCTTGACCATGCGCTTGCCGATAACACCGTCGATGGGCGCCACCACGGACGTGTATGAAAGCTCAAGGCGGGCCAGGTCGTACGCCGCGCGGTGGTTATCCAGGTCGAAGCGGATCTTGTCGTGCTCCTCCAGCGATAGCAGCTTCTTGGCGAACATTTCATCGGCGCGACGATAGTCGGCTTCCAGCTTGCGCAGGGTTGCCTCGACCTTCGCCGCCTGGAGGCGCGGACCCGCGTCGTCGAGGCGAGCCAGTACCTGCCCCTGCTTGACCACCGAGCCTTCCTCGACCAGCAGCTTGAGCAGCACGCCGCTGGTTTTCGCCACGACGTCGGCTTCGCGATCGGCTTCCAGCGTGGCAGTACCGGAGTAGCTCGCATCGATCGGTTTGACGGACGCGCTGGCGACCTCGACCGGAATGCTGGCGACGTCGTCCTTCTTTTCCGGGCCGCCGCCGCGCTGGCAGCCGCCCAGCGCGATGAGTAGGAGCCACACCGCAGCGTGGCGGGCGTGGGAGGGGAGGCGGTAGGTGGCCTGGCGCGAGGGCATGGTGATTTACCGTACTGGTTTAATGGTGTGATACTAGACTACATCACTATGAGTGACAAGAAGCCGCAGCGAGACTCAGATGCGGCCGGAAGGAAAAAAGATGCAAGCTGCGGGTCCCAACCGCAGTTAAGCCATAGTCTGAGGGGCCGACCGGACAAATACTTGAGCCGGTAGTCACGTCAACCGTCTCGCCATCCCCGCGTTGCAGGCGACATCGGTGCTTGGTGATCAATGACTTACACCATGCATCGGCCGTGCCGGACGCCCTTCCTGGAGGGCCGTGAGCCCATCCTGCGCCCCGGCCGGGGCGCCCGCGTACGGCCTTGCCGCCACTGGACCGTCTGGAGCGAGGCCTGGGCAGCAGGCTATACTTGCCGCTTTACCAGCCAGGCATCCGCCCCGCGGGAATCCAGAATGATGATCCGACCGCTACTGTCCGCTTCCCTTTTCGCAACCGCCCTGCTCGCCGCGTCCGCTGCACACGCTGCCGGTGACAAGGAAGCCGGACGTATCAAGGCCTATACCTGCGCGGGCTGCCATGGTGTCCCGGGTTACAAGAATGCCTATCCGGCGTATCACGTGCCCCGCATCGGCGGCCAGAATCACGACTACATCGTTGCGGCGCTGACCAGCTACAAGAACGGCGAGCGCCCGCACCCGACGATGCGCGCACAGGGTGGAAGCCTGTCGCAGCAGGATATCGAAGACATCGCGGCCTACCTCTCCAGCTTTGCCGCCCCGTAACGATTGAGGTCAGCCCAATGAAGACGATCCTCTCCTCCATCGCCATCACCGCGGCATGCCTGGTTTCCTCAGCCGCCGTCGCCGCCGGCGCGGACCTGGAAGCCGGCAAGAAGAAATCCGACCAGCAGTGCCTGAGTTGCCATGGCGCCGACGGCAACTCCATCGCCGCGCAGTACCCGCGCCTGGCCGGCCAGTACAAAGATTATCTGGAACACGCGCTGCGTCAGTACCGCAGCGGCGCGCGCGTCAATGCGATCATGAACGAGCAGGCCAAGGCCCTGACGGACCAGGAAATCAAGGACCTGTCCGCCTACTTCGCCAGCCTGCCCACCAAGCTGACGGACCTTTCGCGCAAAAATCCGTAGGACTTTCAGCGCCCTGAACCAAGAAGCCCGGCATAGCCGGGCTTCTTGTTTGAGAACGATCAGCCCGGCAGAGCCGACCGTTCAGGTGCTCGACTGCCCCCTCAGGCAAGTGCGGATTTCCCCGCCTCTTCCCGACTGAAATACGGTTTCTCGCCGCTGGAATGGTCGGTCGCATCACGTACGGCGGTGATCTCGGGAATCCTCTCACGCAGGGTTTTCTCGACACCGTGCTTGAGCGTCACATCAGCCATGCCGCAACCGTGGCAGCCGCCACCGAAACGCAGCATCACGACGCCATCGGCGGTGATTTCCTCCAGGCTAACGCGTCCGCCGTGCGACGCCACGCGCGGATTGATCTCCGTTTCGATCACGTAGCGAACCCGCTCGACCAGGCTGGCGCCCTCACCGGGTGCGGCACCCTTGATCTTGGGTGCCCGGATCGTCAACTGGCCGCCCGTGGGATTGGGTTCGAAATCGATGTCGGCGGCGTCCAGGAATGGCGCGCTGGTGGCGTCGATATACAGGTTGAAGCCGTGGCATTCCACCGTCCACTCGTCGCCGGCCAGGTCGGCCGGTTCGCAGAATTCCAGTTGGCAATCGGCGGCGGGCGTGCCGGCCTTCACGGCGCGGAGCCGGATACCGAGTTGGGGAATGTCCTGCTGCTCGATCAGGCGCAGGAAGTGCTGCTGGGCTCGCTCGGAAATGTTGATCATGGCTGTTCCAATGAATCTGGACCATTATAGTACTGATTTGCCGGTCGGCGAAATCGGCCCTCCCCTGCCGATGGCCCGCTGACGACTTCTATAATCGCCCGCCGAAAAATCCCAAGGACCCGCCATGACCAAGGCCGAACTGATCGCCGCCCATTGCCAGCCCCGCAAGGGCGCCGAACACGCGCTGGATCGCGCGCGCTGCGAAACCCTGTGCAGCCAGGTCGACGGCTGGGCGCTGGCCGACGACGGAAAGTCGTTGCACAAGGCATTCCGCTTTGAGGATTTCCACCGCACCATGGGCTTCGTCAACGCCGTCGCCTACATGGCCAACCGGGAAGACCATCATCCGGACATGGAAGTCGGCTACAACTACTGCCGCATGCGCTGGTCGACGCACGATGTCGGCGGCATTTCGCTCAACGACTTCGTCTGTGCGGCCAAGGTCGACGCGCTGCTCGCCGGCTGATCCGTGAGCCGGCTTCCGCTGCGCACCCGGTTCGGGAGCTGGCTGCTCTACGCGTTCGCGGTTCTGGCAGCGCTGCTTGCTACGCAATGGGTTGCGCACCTCCAGGTGCGCAGCTATCTCCGGGATGAAGCCGCGCGCGCCTGGTTTCTCGCGCGCAGCGGCAGCACGCCTTTCCAGTGGCAGTTCCGGCAGCGCGACGACCTGATCGCCGGTACCGTCTTCGGCGCATCGCGATTCCACGTCGACGACTCCGGCATTCATGTCGACGGTGATCACACGCCCGTGGAAATCGGCCTGCGACTTTCACAACCGCTCGATCTGCGCCAGTTCGACCAGCTGACGATCAGGACGACGCCGGACAAGGCCGCCCGGCAGATCATCATCCGCGAAACGCTGGATGCTCCCCAGGTGAGCGCCATGCTCGACGTACCGCCCACGGCGGTCGGCCCGATTGACCTGTCGGCATTGGCCTGGCGCGATGAAGACGGCCGGCCTGCGTCCGTACCACGCCGCGCCGACATGGTGCGACTGCGCCTGGATCGATCGGCCACCGCGATGCTGGACATCCACAGCGTGCGGTTTGCGCCCTCCGCCGGCGCGACGCGACTACCCGCGGTGACGGAAGTGCCGCACGTGACGAGCGTCGAATCCGCGCTGCTGCTACGCGATGCGTTGCGCCGCCGCGAGCCATCCGCGCTGGTCGTGTACGCCGGGGATATTCCGACCGAATCGACGCACGCCCCGTCACCGGCCGGCGCAGGCTGGCGCTGGTTGCTGACCGGCCTCGCCGCGACGGGAATGGTATTGCTGCGCCTGCGGCCGCCGCACTCGCCCAGCTGGCGCGCAGGCCTGGAAGCCACCGCACTGCTGGCAGGGCCCCTGGCCGTCATTCTCGGCGGACATCTGGGCGACAACCTCGGCGCGTGGACCACGGTTGCCATTGCGTTGACCGTCGCATTCGCCCTGACCCTACGGTGGCCGGCATGGCGCGAATGGATCTCGCCGTCCATGGCCGCCTGGCGAGGCCCGGCACTGGCCATGCTCGTCGCGCTGGTGGTGGGCGCGTGGTTCCTCGCGCAGGCGCCCGACGCGCACTGGCCCACGCCGACGCAATTCGCCCGCTACACCGCCTGGGCGTTCGTCCAGCAATTTCTGTTGTGCGGCCTCGTCGCCACACGCCTGGAACAGGCAGGGCTGTCATCACGCGCCACCGCACTCGCCGTCGCGACGCTGTTCGCCCTGATGCACACCCCGAACGCCGCATTGATGCTGGCAACGTTCGTGGGTGGGCTGATCTGGTCCACGGCGTGGCTGCGCGACCGCAATCTGGCCGGCATTGGGCTGTCCCACGCGGTCGCGGCAACGATCCTGTTCGCCACGGCACCGACCGCACTGCTGCGGTCAGCCGAGGTCAGCGCGCGATTCCTGCTCTGAAATCTATCCCTGGCGTGCGCGACGCGGCGCAGGCAATTTGTCGAGCACGGCCGAAAGGTCGTCGGCCAGGGGCGCCGAAAAACTGCGCGCTTTCCCGCCCAGCTCGAAGCCGAAGTGCTTGGCATGCAGAAACAGGCGCCGCAACCCGAAGCTGCGCATGGCCTTGTTGAAATCCGGATCGCCGTATTTGTCGTCGCCGGCGATGGGATGGCCCATGTGCTGACTATGCACGCGGATCTGATGCGTACGGCCTGTTTCCAGGGTCGCCTCGACCAGGCTGGCGGGCTCGTACAACTCGATGACCTTGAAATGGGTCAGCGAGGGCTTGCCCTCCTCGTCCACACGCACCATGCGCTCGCCGCCCTGCAATACGGACTTGCGCAACGGGGCATTGACGCTGCGGCTGGCCCGCGACAGGTGACCCTGCAGCAGGCAAAGGTACTGCTTGGTCGTGCGGTTCTCGCGGATCAGCTCCTGCAGGCCGGTCAGCGCCGAGCGCTTGCGCGCCAGGACGAGAACGCCACTGGTGTCCCGATCCAGCCGGTGGACCAGCTCCAGGGTGTCCTTGGGGCGCAGGGTGCGCAGCAGCTCGATGGCGCCGTGACTGACGCCGCTTCCCCCGTGCGCCGCAATACCGGCCGGTTTGTTCAGGACCAGGAATTCCTTGTCTTCGAACAGGATCGACTGGCCGATCTTGTCGAGCAATCCGCGCGCTGGCGCACCGGTTTCCTCGCGCTCGGCCACACGAACCGGTGGAATGCGCACCTCATCGGCCGCCACCAGACGGGTATCCGGCTTGGCGCGCTTGCCGTTCACCCGCACCTGCCCGGTCCGCAGGATCCGGTAGATCAGGCTCTTGGGCACCCCTTTGAGCTGCCCGGCCAGGAAGTTGTCGATGCGTTGGCCGTCCCGGTCGTCGGCGACCCGAACGATCCGGACACCGGTACCCGCATCGGAAGAATTGTCCGAAGTTCGCGTCACGATTGGAAAAATCTGCTGTCGACTGATAGACTTGCGTCGCGCTTCGCGCCAACTGAAGGGCGATTTTACCCTCGACTGGCGGCGCACCTGTCTGTTACCTGCCTTGAGGCCCCGTCGGATTTCCTGACCGGAACCGCCGCGGCGTCCTCGGATCATCGTAACGGATCGGGTTGGAGATTGCCCGCGACGCAACAAGCGTCACGAGGGTTTCCGGTCGCGCACGGCAACAAAACATGGCTGGGGAGACTTCGGTCTCTCCGGAAAGTAAAAAACCGCGCTCCCGACATGGTCGTGAGAGTCGCACTGCCAGGACGGCGCCGGACCGGCGCAGTGCGCCACCGTCGTCCGCCGATCGGCCTTGGGCGCCGATCTTCCGCACGATGCCTCCGCGTCGTGCCGCAGGGTCACCTGCGAGGTATGCGCTTTCGCCCCGCCGTGCCGGTGGAGCGCATCATGGAATCACTACAATGAAACGCATGTTGATCAACGCAACTCAGCGTGAGGAGTTGCGTGTGGCCATCGTGGACGGCCAGTCGCTCTTCGACCTCGATATCGAGATCCCCTCCAAGGAACAGAAAAAGGCCAATATCTACAAAGGCCGCATCACGCGGGTCGAGCCCTCGCTGGAAGCCTGCTTCGTCGAATACGGCGGAGAACGCCACGGCTTCCTGCCCCTGAAGGAAATCGCGCGGGAATATTTCACCCCGGGCGTCGACCACAACCGCGCCGGCATCCGCGAGCTCATCAAGGAAGGCCAGGAAATCGTCGTCCAGGTCGAGAAAGAAGAACGGGGCAACAAGGGTGCGGCCCTGACCACCTTCATCTCCCTGGCCGGCCGCTACATGGTCCTGATGCCGAACAATCCGCGCGCAGGCGGGGTTTCCCGGCGGATCGAAGGCGAAGACCGCGCCAACCTCAAAGAGGTGATGGACCAGCTCAACTGCCCGGACGACATGGGGCTGATCATCCGCACCGCCGGCATGGGCCGCGACGCGGAAGAACTGCAGTGGGACCTGGACTACCTCCTGCAGCTGTGGAAGGCGATCTCCGAGGCTGCGATCCTGCGCCCGGCGCCATTCCTGATCTACCAGGAATCCAAGCTGATCATCCGCGCGCTGCGCGACTACCTGCGCAACGACATCGGCGAGATCCTCATCGACAACGAGGAACTCTACGGCGACGCGCGCGACTTCATGCAGCAGGTGATGCCTAACAATCTGCGCAAGCTCAAGCTTTACCGCGACACCACGCCGCTGTTCTCGCGCTTCCAGATCGAAACGCAGATCGAGAACGCGTTCGAGCGCACGGTACGCCTGCCCTCCGGTGGTTCGATCGTCATCGACCAGACCGAGGCGCTGACCGCCATCGATATCAACTCCGCCAAGGCCACCAAGGGCGGCGATATCGAGGAAACTGCCTTCAACACCAACCGTGAAGCCGCGATCGAAATCGCCCGCCAGCTGCGCATCCGTGACGCCGGCGGCCTGATCGTCATCGACTTCATCGACATGGACAGCCCCAAGCACCAGCGCGAAGTCGAGGAGACACTCAAGGACGCGCTCAAGCTCGACAGGGCCCGCGTACAGCTCGCGCGCATCTCGCGCTTCGGCCTGCTGGAAATGTCGCGCCAGCGTCTGCGTCCGAGCCTGGGCGAGTCGACCCAGATCGTCTGCCCGCGCTGCACGGGCCATGGCCGCATCCGCAGCATCGAGTCGCTGTCGCTGTCGGCGCTGCGCCTGGTCGAAGAGCACGCGATGAAGGACAACACCGGCCAGGTGCTGGTGCAGGCTCCATCGACGGTGGCGAACTTCCTGATGAACGAGAAGCGCCGCCAGATCACCGAGATCGAGCAGCGCCACGACGTTGCCGTGATCGTCGTTGCCGACGAGAAGCTCGAAACGCCGCACCTGGAAATCCAGCGCATCAAGACGGCGGACATCTCCGACACGGTGCGTCCCAGCTATGACCGCCTCACGCCCGTGATCGTGGCGCAGCCCCCGCAGGTGGCCCAGCCGAGCGCCGAGGCCGAACGGCCGGCCGTGAGCCGCGTGGTGCCCGCCAGCCCCGCACCACTGCGTCCGGAGGCGGAAGCCGAAGAGGCCGCAGCCACCGCCGCGCCGCGACCGGCGACGCCGCCCGTGGGCTTCTTCAGCCGCATGATGAGCTGGTTCAAGAAGCCGGCCGAGGAACCCACTCCCCCGGCACCCGCCGCCAAGGCGCCGGCCAAGCCGGCGGGCCGCACCGAAGGTCGCGACCAGCGTGACCAGCGCGGACGCCAGGGCCGCGAAGGCCGCGCGGAACAGCGCGACAACCGTGACGCGCAACGCAGCCGTGGCGACCAGCCGCGGGGCACGCGCGCCGATCAGCCTGCCCGCGGCGACCAGCCGCGCGGTGAAGGCCAGGGCAAGCAATCGCGCCAGGAATCCGCACAGCAGCAAGGGGCCAAGCCCCAGCAGCAACAGCAGGCGTCCCAGCAACGGCAGCAGCAACAGCGCCAGCCGAATGAAGCGCGCGCAGAGGGCGCGCCGAAGGCCGACGGCGGCAAGCCGCAGCAGGAGCGCCGCGGCGGCCAGGAATCCAAGCCCCGCCAGCCCCAGGAACGCAGCGAGCAACAGCGCCCCGCCGCGGAAGCTCGTCCAGAGCAGAAACCGGCCGCGCCAAAGCCGGCGGCTGAAACACCGGCAGATGCTACGACTGTCGTAGCAGCAGACGCGGCCGCCACCGCGCCGGCAGCACCTGCTGCGGGCGCCGGCGAAGAAACCACGCGCGAAGGCGGCCGCCGCCGCCGTGGTCGTCGTGGCGGACGTCGCCGCCGCCGTCAGGAAGGTGGCGCCGAGCAGGGCGATCTGGCCGAAAACGCTATCGACGCTGACCTGGACGACGAAGAAGGCGACGGCGATACAGCCGAAGACTCGGACGCGCCCGCTACAGCATCCGAACCGCGGGAACGGAAAGTCGCAGAGCGAGTGACTGCGGCTCCGGCTTCGACGGCTCCGGCTTCGACGGCTCCGGCCTCGACCGCTCCGGCCTCGACCGCTCCGGCCTCGACCGCTCCGGCCTCGACCGCTCCGGCCTCGACCGCTCCGGCCTCGACCGCTCCGGCCTCGACCGCTCCGGCCTCGACCGCTCCGGCCTCGACGGCTCCGGCTTCGACCGCTCCGGCTTCGACCGCTCCGGCTTCGACCGCTCCGGCTTCGACCGCTCCGGCTTCGACGGCTCCGGCTTCGACGGCTCCCGCTTCGACCGCTCCCGCTTCGACCGCTCCGGCTTCGACCGCTCCGGCTTCGACCGCTCCGGCCTCGACCGCTCCGGCCTCGACCGCTCCGGCCTCGACCGCTCCGGCCTCGACCGCTCCGGCCTCGACCGCTCCGGCCTCGACCGCTCCGGCCTCGACCGCTCCGGCCTCGACCGCTCCGGCCTCGACCGCTCCGGCCTCGACCGCTCCGGCCTCGACCGCTCCGGCCTCGACCGCTCCGGCCTCGACCGCTTCGGCCTCGACCGCTCCGGCCTCGACCGCTCCGGCCTCGACCGCTTCGGCCTCGACCGCTCCGGCCTCGACCGCTCCGGCCTCGACCGCTCCGGCCTCGACCGCTCCGGCCTCGACCGCTCCGGCTTCGACCGCTCCGGCTTCGACCGCTCCGGCTTCGACCGCTCCGGC
This genomic stretch from Tahibacter amnicola harbors:
- a CDS encoding efflux RND transporter periplasmic adaptor subunit, whose amino-acid sequence is MPSRQATYRLPSHARHAAVWLLLIALGGCQRGGGPEKKDDVASIPVEVASASVKPIDASYSGTATLEADREADVVAKTSGVLLKLLVEEGSVVKQGQVLARLDDAGPRLQAAKVEATLRKLEADYRRADEMFAKKLLSLEEHDKIRFDLDNHRAAYDLARLELSYTSVVAPIDGVIGKRMVKEGNLIQLNQALFHIVDLDPLLGVLNVPERELNTLKAGQPVSMVVDALPAQTFQGVIDRISPVIDSASGTFRVTSRFAADGLQPLKPGMFGRIEVVYDRKQDALTVPRAALIEEDGQAAVFVVVDAPPPAAKPDAEKEKTKGGGGDAVAAAAKPEQPAGPRLQAQRRVVGIGYSDSENVEIRDGLKAGDRVITVGRTAVRDGTLVQILESTK
- a CDS encoding c-type cytochrome, which produces MIRPLLSASLFATALLAASAAHAAGDKEAGRIKAYTCAGCHGVPGYKNAYPAYHVPRIGGQNHDYIVAALTSYKNGERPHPTMRAQGGSLSQQDIEDIAAYLSSFAAP
- a CDS encoding c-type cytochrome, with the protein product MKTILSSIAITAACLVSSAAVAAGADLEAGKKKSDQQCLSCHGADGNSIAAQYPRLAGQYKDYLEHALRQYRSGARVNAIMNEQAKALTDQEIKDLSAYFASLPTKLTDLSRKNP
- a CDS encoding NfuA family Fe-S biogenesis protein: MINISERAQQHFLRLIEQQDIPQLGIRLRAVKAGTPAADCQLEFCEPADLAGDEWTVECHGFNLYIDATSAPFLDAADIDFEPNPTGGQLTIRAPKIKGAAPGEGASLVERVRYVIETEINPRVASHGGRVSLEEITADGVVMLRFGGGCHGCGMADVTLKHGVEKTLRERIPEITAVRDATDHSSGEKPYFSREEAGKSALA
- a CDS encoding 4a-hydroxytetrahydrobiopterin dehydratase: MTKAELIAAHCQPRKGAEHALDRARCETLCSQVDGWALADDGKSLHKAFRFEDFHRTMGFVNAVAYMANREDHHPDMEVGYNYCRMRWSTHDVGGISLNDFVCAAKVDALLAG
- a CDS encoding CPBP family intramembrane glutamic endopeptidase, with product MSRLPLRTRFGSWLLYAFAVLAALLATQWVAHLQVRSYLRDEAARAWFLARSGSTPFQWQFRQRDDLIAGTVFGASRFHVDDSGIHVDGDHTPVEIGLRLSQPLDLRQFDQLTIRTTPDKAARQIIIRETLDAPQVSAMLDVPPTAVGPIDLSALAWRDEDGRPASVPRRADMVRLRLDRSATAMLDIHSVRFAPSAGATRLPAVTEVPHVTSVESALLLRDALRRREPSALVVYAGDIPTESTHAPSPAGAGWRWLLTGLAATGMVLLRLRPPHSPSWRAGLEATALLAGPLAVILGGHLGDNLGAWTTVAIALTVAFALTLRWPAWREWISPSMAAWRGPALAMLVALVVGAWFLAQAPDAHWPTPTQFARYTAWAFVQQFLLCGLVATRLEQAGLSSRATALAVATLFALMHTPNAALMLATFVGGLIWSTAWLRDRNLAGIGLSHAVAATILFATAPTALLRSAEVSARFLL
- the rluC gene encoding 23S rRNA pseudouridine(955/2504/2580) synthase RluC; its protein translation is MVTRTSDNSSDAGTGVRIVRVADDRDGQRIDNFLAGQLKGVPKSLIYRILRTGQVRVNGKRAKPDTRLVAADEVRIPPVRVAEREETGAPARGLLDKIGQSILFEDKEFLVLNKPAGIAAHGGSGVSHGAIELLRTLRPKDTLELVHRLDRDTSGVLVLARKRSALTGLQELIRENRTTKQYLCLLQGHLSRASRSVNAPLRKSVLQGGERMVRVDEEGKPSLTHFKVIELYEPASLVEATLETGRTHQIRVHSQHMGHPIAGDDKYGDPDFNKAMRSFGLRRLFLHAKHFGFELGGKARSFSAPLADDLSAVLDKLPAPRRARQG